The sequence AATCATGGTCGTGATCCCACAGACTGAAAATATGTCACTGATTTTTGTATCTTTTTGGGAGATTCCCTTATTTCTTGGAAGAGCAAGAAACAGTCTGTTGTTTCTCAATCTTCTACGGAAGCTGAGTATCATGCCATGGCGTCTACTACTAAAGAGAGATTGTTTGGTTGAGATGGTTACTTGTAGATATGGATGTCATTCACTCTTGTCCTATTCCTATTATTGTGATAATCAAAACGTCATTCAGATTGCTCACAACTCGATTTTTCATGAATGCACACATTATATAGAGATTGATTGCTATTTTTCTTGTCACCAACTGAAGTTGGGCACAATTACTTTGCCTTTTATGCCTTATTCGTTATAGCTTGCTGACTTTTTTACTAAATCGCGCATACAATTTCTTGTTTTTGTATTCTTTTAGGCGAACTCTTAATGCTTCTTGCAACAATATCATGGGTTTGAGTATATAGGtactaaataattatttagggtTATTTTAGTCTTTTATGTTAGTTACTTATGTAGACTTTCTTATAATTGTGTTACTTCACTTTTTTGACTTCGCAAGTGAATATAAccctaatttatttttctacacCTCTTTATTCTTTATTAGTTATTCTTctcaaataattttcaatattattattattttgaataagaGTCTCTCTCATTAGTTATTCATACATTAATAACATCTTATTAAATCCAAATCGAAAGCTAAAAGACTATATCAATCAACgagtgtaaataaaaaaaagattattattcAACAAATTAACGTCAATATATATTAacgttattattaataaagataattaataaattgtagGTTAATAATAAGATACATACGTATATACGTAGTAGTTGCTacgttattattattaataattatatatagaacaatatgtaaataatactTTGtactatattattaattatttgttgaTGACTCGACAATTCTGCCTGATTTCTCCTTTTTTACCAGTAAGAACATTAAGGGAGCCCATTTTGACCATGGATTTAGCAAAAGCTTCGATGAAGTTGTTGAAGTTTTTGAACTTTGCGACTAGGGCAGCGGAGGCCGGGTTTGTGAGAAGAGCGGCGTCAGATGACAACACACCTTTATTGGTGGAAATACTATTATAGTAATTGCTGTCGAAGGAGAGAGCGCTGTGGCTGTCCAAATCCACCGAAATTGGAAGGATTGATGCCCGTGGTGGGCACCTCTTCTTTAGCTCCTTTGCAAACACTGGGTCAAAAGCTGGATCAGTGTCTCCTTTGCCGGTGAAGTTGTATAGCCTCCGGAATATGAATGTGCAATGTGTCACTCCAATTGTGTGAGCACCTACGTACATATATACGTAGACACATGCATAAATTAATATTTGCCAACAGATGATCACAAgcaatatatgtttaattttagatataatAGCTCAAAATATATGGAACGCAAGAGCAATTagatagttttaaaaaaaattattttaaatatttgctACAAAATTGTTTAACTAAAATTTTTTGTCAGTAATCGAAGTTTTTTAACAATTACCAAATTTGTTAATATACATGGTATATGATATTTAActaaaatttaggagtttgaaaattgtataaaattaagggtaaatattattttgggctatgtatgttttgcaaaagttactaattggaccttctattttgttaaatgacaaaataaatcctatattttttaaaattgtacaaatatgaccctaaactaatttttatcaaaataaaactttataataaatctgtatctgttcgtgttagaaaatgtcttaaagttagttatattaaaataaaaaattgttaaaaattgagttcatcgtcttatttttaccattttgaaaaatacaagatctattttgtcatttaacaaaaaatagagtttaattggtaatttttgcaaaacaaaggtctaaattaaatggtatatttaccctaaaaataattatgtgattttataaaatgatatgtagaaaaatgtataattaattttgctcaaaatttttcaaaaatattatatgtgatGAACATAAATTAGGAGAGAGAATTAATTAagacatgtaatatatatataccagaTAAAGTAACGAGATCAGTATCGTCAAGACGAAATCTAGCAAAGAGTTTAGAAAGAGTGGTGAAATTTGATGATCCAGCAGGCAAGTCCCTTGAAGCTTCTGAAGCTACGGACACTCTTCCGTCTCTCCTTCCTGTATAAACTGGCCACAGAGGCCTTTTGCTCTGCAAATACAAATACAAATAcaatcatatacatatatatacatatatataatatactcccattaatattataaaatatataattacataCTTGGAAAGACACAGCATCTCTGGCTGACAAGGCAACAATATCAGCACAAGAAACTTCGGTTTTAGGGCATTGTGTCTTAAGAGTGTTTTTAATTTCATCAATCACTTCGTATCCAGCTACAGACCGATTTGGGGGCGCAAACTTCTCTGTTGTGTTTTTCCCATCTTTGGGATCGATCAATATCGATGCATCACAACCCTAGCACCACACAcacatatatctttatatatatgaataacaAAATATGAAATGTGATATAGGATTTTATATGTCTATCTATTTATATTCATGTATATATGTCTATGACCATGTGACCGAATAAATATAATGAATACGTTTgttttaatgataatataatgcATGCATTTCACGTAATCAACTTATACAATTAAAAGGGTTGACTGATATATAAGTGCACGTACGTACGCGTATATATGAAgttataaaaaaagataaattaaaataaggctTGATATTAATGTACGTATATATATGACTcacatattaattaattgtatttgtGTGTACGTGAAAGTTATAAAGATGTTGATTATAAGAGAAGGAATGAATATAGATCAAAAAGAGAGAATGAGATCATAGATGTTATATCTCCATTGCCCATGCATACAAGAATTGCAATCATATAGTGGAAAACCAATATAcatcatcacataacgatgAATCATATATAGTCCATATTATATGATCATCTGAGTACTGTAAGTCAGTCTTGGCTAAGGAGCCGTCCGTCCACTAACTCTTCActacaataaattaatatacaGTGACTTTTGTTGGTATTGCgttggtaaaataaaatttacttgtgatgtgttGGTAAAAAGGGTTGACAAATCaacgttggtattagaacttttgccagcataaaatgaaaaatgcTGGTAAAAATAACTATTCCCAGCGCGTAAATGCGCTAgtaaaaattagattttagCCATTGCAAATGTATGGTAAAATTTTGACCTCTTTGCCAACACAATTTGCGAAATGCGCTGATACTTTTACTAGTgcagtagcgaactgtgctgATAAAAATGACATTTCTTATATAATTAGGGGTGACTTATTTAAAGGCGACTTGTAATATTAGGGGCCTATCTCAAAAGAAATTTTATAACAAGGCCACATGTAGCTGATCCTATTATATATATGGCATTGGTAGTGTAGTAGTGTCTATAGCTCCATCCCAAGgtatcatatataaatatacatgagaaatgctaaaagacaATATCCGTGGTGTCTAATTCTATGTGTTAAATTTAAGTATCAGAttttatagtttaatataatatatatcttttaAAGAATATTACTAGCCAATCATAAGATGACATTCTAGAAGTATTAAACaccattaatatttaataacaatGCTGAATATAATTTGAACTAATTAAATagcttaataataattaatagacTTACTCTGACGAAGCAATCGTGGTAATGCAGCCTTAGGAGCTTAGGAGCCATGGTTGCATCTGCTTGAACCTTTGCCCAAGTAATATCTTGTACTGTTTGCTCAAGATTCTCGCAACTTTCCCCATAAAAGTTCATGTAAAGCCCTCCTAATCCTTTTCCTTTTCCTCCTCCTCCCACTCCTCCTTTTCCTCCTCCTCCTACTTCTCCTTTTCCTTCTCCTTTTCCTCCTCCTCCCACTTCTCCTTTTCCTTCtccttttccttttccttttcctttacCTCCTCCTACTCCTTTTCCTCCTCCATTATTTTTCTTATCATTATTTTTCACTTTCTTATAATTTACCTTTTTAGCAGCAGCGCCATCAATAACAACTGCCAGCAGTAATAAAGaaacaacaagaaaaatacCAGTAATCTTATAACCTCTCATCACCTTCatcttaattaaatatatttagtaCGTAATACTAGTACTTCTAATTAAGACTTACgatgatagagagagagagagagagatcacaGTTTGAATGTTTTCTTATGAATTGAAAGCTACATATGCAAGGCTATATATATAGCAATGGAGATAaggtttttttatttgatttatatttatatattgtttttataCATTAGTGAAGAAAGCCAGCAAATATTATGGTTTCTTAATGTGGCAAGTTGGAGATGATGATATCCCATAAAGTTATGAccaaaattaatttccttataaCTGAAAAAGTATCTAACATAATGAAagaatatttgtttatttaatatatataggtCACATTCacaaattaactaaaaactgAAGGTCAACTACTACTTATATATTgatgatttatatatatttacatagaTTTGAAAGCAACTGTATAGTACTGACTCaacataataatttataatctaTTTTGAAATACAATTAATGTACATATATTTGGAtgtaaaatatagtattatattttGATGTTTGGCAAATTAGTAATTGTATAAAAATTAacacaatataaaataataaataaataaataaataataataatatttaattgtttaaaagTACTGGTA is a genomic window of Cannabis sativa cultivar Pink pepper isolate KNU-18-1 chromosome 9, ASM2916894v1, whole genome shotgun sequence containing:
- the LOC115723536 gene encoding peroxidase 24-like; amino-acid sequence: MKVMRGYKITGIFLVVSLLLLAVVIDGAAAKKVNYKKVKNNDKKNNGGGKGVGGGKGKGKGKGEGKGEVGGGGKGEGKGEVGGGGKGGVGGGGKGKGLGGLYMNFYGESCENLEQTVQDITWAKVQADATMAPKLLRLHYHDCFVRGCDASILIDPKDGKNTTEKFAPPNRSVAGYEVIDEIKNTLKTQCPKTEVSCADIVALSARDAVSFQSKRPLWPVYTGRRDGRVSVASEASRDLPAGSSNFTTLSKLFARFRLDDTDLVTLSGAHTIGVTHCTFIFRRLYNFTGKGDTDPAFDPVFAKELKKRCPPRASILPISVDLDSHSALSFDSNYYNSISTNKGVLSSDAALLTNPASAALVAKFKNFNNFIEAFAKSMVKMGSLNVLTGKKGEIRQNCRVINK